In Coccidioides posadasii str. Silveira chromosome 4, complete sequence, one genomic interval encodes:
- a CDS encoding uncharacterized protein (EggNog:ENOG410Q5FD~TransMembrane:1 (i151-169o)), with protein MDLQYYKQDTVENQVQMVANTMYKDETLRQAFGLAGSIIFESHTNLRVSKQSQVTEKQTQDLSTDTDAFFHKDHTIRKQKQRATKDSPISREQADQSYIYQQGTKKDISAITIEYKAPHKLTCDKITTGLKEEIHPARDVINRKKNTSKFYFKYLVIVVITQLFSYMVAKDMQYSYVCTEKGFIFLYILKNPSIIKYAICVPNQNVQTNHNKDFELTAVGQIIVFTMQALASPPSLQTWHAVVSKLSIWLVEYLEILAQTPSNKQLKNYHSLSSIYYSKKINLLLFHMQLWSCQPPSNPSSNQFPSPPLSDSSSPAHKIPNILKSQSGTESQDNTS; from the coding sequence ATGGATCTTCAGTACTACAAACAAGATACTGTTGAGAATCAAGTACAGATGGTGGCCAACACCATGTACAAAGATGAGACCTTGAGGCAGGCATTTGGGCTGGCTGGGTCAATAATCTTTGAGAGCCACACAAATCTGAGAGTTTCCAAGCAGAGCCAAGTGACTGAGAAGCAGACACAAGACTTATCTACTGACACAGACGCATTCTTTCATAAAGATCATACCATCAGAAAACAGAAGCAGAGGGCCACTAAAGATTCTCCCATTTCAAGAGAACAAGCTGACCAGTCTTATATCTATCAACAAGGCACCAAGAAAGACATCTCTGCTATCACCATTGAGTACAAAGCACCACACAAGCTCACTTGTGATAAAATCACAACTGGattaaaagaagagatacaCCCTGCCAGAGATGTGAtcaacagaaagaaaaacacATCCAAGTTCTATTTCAAGTATCTGGTCATTGTGGTGATTACACAGTTATTCTCATACATGGTAGCCAAAGACATGCAATATAGCTATGTATGCACAGAGAAGGgttttatctttctttatattCTTAAAAACCCTTCAATTATTAAATATGCCATTTGTGTTCCAAATCAGAATGTTCAAACCAACCACAACAAAGATTTTGAGCTAACTGCAGTTGGGCAAATTATTGTTTTTACCATGCAGGCTCTGGCTTCACCACCATCTTTACAGACATGGCATGCAGTGGTTAGCAAACTTAGCATCTGGCTAGTAGAGTACTTAGAAATTCTGGCACAGACTCCATCTAACAAGCAGCTGAAGAACTACCATTCTCTTTCATCCATCTACTACAGCAAAAAGATCAACCTTCTCTTGTTCCATATGCAGTTATGGTCATGCCAACCACCCAGCAATCCATCCAGCAATCAATTTCCTAGCCCACCACTATCTGATTCCTCTTCACCTGCCCACAAAATACCCAACATTCTCAAGAGCCAATCAGGCACAGAATCTCAAGATAACACAAGCTAG